A genomic stretch from Hemitrygon akajei chromosome 10, sHemAka1.3, whole genome shotgun sequence includes:
- the snrnp35 gene encoding U11/U12 small nuclear ribonucleoprotein 35 kDa protein isoform X1: protein MLPDWLSSSSVVMMNELWTPIAKQYNPLKAGSIDGTDEEPHDRAVSRAIAAKYRPNKGVIGDPHLTLFVARLNPQTTEEKLKDTFSRFGDIRRLRLVRDIVTGFSKCYAFIEYKDERSLLKAHRDSNKLVVDQNEIFVDFELERTLKGWVPRRFGGGLGGKKESGQLRFGGRDRPFRKPFSLPALKAELYTEGPVDKMDRTRDNRQWERGRDRERRRDERGEEREKHDGDRERYRSRERDHKRQRDEDRYKDEDRHQRRERHKTRR from the exons atgctgcctgactggctgagttcttccagcgttgt CATGATGAATGAACTATGGACTCCAATTGCAAAACAATACAACCCATTAAAAGCTGGAAGCATTGATGGGACAGATGAGGAACCCCACGACCGAGCTGTCTCAAGAGCAATTGCAGCCAAATACAGACCCAATAAGGGTGTCATTGGAGATCCACACCTGACACTCTTTGTTGCCAGGTTGAATCCTCAGACAACAGAGGAAAAGTTAAAAGACACATTCTCCAGATTCGGAGATATCCGTAGATTGAGGCTTGTGCGGGACATTGTCACTGGGTTTTCCAAATGCTATGCTTTCATCGAATATAAAGATGAACGCTCACTATTAAAGGCACATCGGGATAGCAATAAATTAGTGGTGGACCAAAATGAAATATTTGTTGATTTTGAATTGGAACGGACTTTAAAAGGATGGGTCCCACGGAGATTTGGTGGAGGATTAGGAGGTAAAAAGGAATCTGGCCAGCTTCGGTTTGGTGGGCGGGATCGACCGTTTAGGAAGCCTTTCAGCCTGCCAGCACTGAAAGCAGAACTGTACACGGAGGGACCAGTTGACAAAATGGATAGAACACGGGATAAccggcagtgggagagaggtcgAGATCGAGAAAGGAGAAGAGATGAGAGGGGCGAGGAAAGAGAAAAGCATGATGGAGATAGAGAGCGATACAGAAGCAGGGAAAGGGATCATAAACGCCAGAGGGATGAAGATCGATATAAAGATGAAGACAGACACCAACGCAGGGAGAGGCATAAAACTCGACGGTAG
- the snrnp35 gene encoding U11/U12 small nuclear ribonucleoprotein 35 kDa protein isoform X2, protein MMNELWTPIAKQYNPLKAGSIDGTDEEPHDRAVSRAIAAKYRPNKGVIGDPHLTLFVARLNPQTTEEKLKDTFSRFGDIRRLRLVRDIVTGFSKCYAFIEYKDERSLLKAHRDSNKLVVDQNEIFVDFELERTLKGWVPRRFGGGLGGKKESGQLRFGGRDRPFRKPFSLPALKAELYTEGPVDKMDRTRDNRQWERGRDRERRRDERGEEREKHDGDRERYRSRERDHKRQRDEDRYKDEDRHQRRERHKTRR, encoded by the coding sequence ATGATGAATGAACTATGGACTCCAATTGCAAAACAATACAACCCATTAAAAGCTGGAAGCATTGATGGGACAGATGAGGAACCCCACGACCGAGCTGTCTCAAGAGCAATTGCAGCCAAATACAGACCCAATAAGGGTGTCATTGGAGATCCACACCTGACACTCTTTGTTGCCAGGTTGAATCCTCAGACAACAGAGGAAAAGTTAAAAGACACATTCTCCAGATTCGGAGATATCCGTAGATTGAGGCTTGTGCGGGACATTGTCACTGGGTTTTCCAAATGCTATGCTTTCATCGAATATAAAGATGAACGCTCACTATTAAAGGCACATCGGGATAGCAATAAATTAGTGGTGGACCAAAATGAAATATTTGTTGATTTTGAATTGGAACGGACTTTAAAAGGATGGGTCCCACGGAGATTTGGTGGAGGATTAGGAGGTAAAAAGGAATCTGGCCAGCTTCGGTTTGGTGGGCGGGATCGACCGTTTAGGAAGCCTTTCAGCCTGCCAGCACTGAAAGCAGAACTGTACACGGAGGGACCAGTTGACAAAATGGATAGAACACGGGATAAccggcagtgggagagaggtcgAGATCGAGAAAGGAGAAGAGATGAGAGGGGCGAGGAAAGAGAAAAGCATGATGGAGATAGAGAGCGATACAGAAGCAGGGAAAGGGATCATAAACGCCAGAGGGATGAAGATCGATATAAAGATGAAGACAGACACCAACGCAGGGAGAGGCATAAAACTCGACGGTAG